From the Conger conger chromosome 13, fConCon1.1, whole genome shotgun sequence genome, the window cgtcttcagtttgtgcttgaaggtggggagagattgtacagttctgacctccaccgtggagccagaacagacagcagtcgtgagtgtgaggtagaggttcggagagggggagttgccaagcggcctgtggaggctgaacgaagaggtctggcaggggtgtagggtctgatgatgaagctggggaagaccccttaactgcttggaaggctgtTACACCGTCCCTTAATGACAAAAGTATGTTGGATCGATTTAGATCTCTGAAagtttttctctattttctgaATTGTTATCAAATTAAGTGAGTCCGTGTTATCTGAATGTacagttgctatgtaaattacaTCAGAAGGATGGATACCGCATACTTATTTGCTATCTAAACATTAGCACACGCTAATAACTGCTGAAAGCCTGTTGTTTATGCATGTATATAAACCTTGTAAGTCAAATTGGCTCCTGTGGGTGTCTGGTTCGTGATGTCATAGCCCAGTGTTAAAATCCTATTGACTTCTGCATTGATTGTAAAATATCTATAGcgattcaaaataaaagctttcTAATTTTTTTGGACCCTCATTCTCGGCCGTAGCATGTGCTTGGTTATTTTTCTATCTCTAGtctagagggaaaaaaaactgatttatgTAGATTTATGATGTGTCGGTTGTCCTGCACTACTAAAAACACAAATCTATGTGCCAAGTGCGCTGCCTAGGCTCCAGGGTAAAGGAGCCTAACTGCTGGTCTAGGATCAGATTTCCCTTCCCTGGTCTTAACTTACCGGTAAACCATTAATAGGAGAAGAAGATAACTGACTCTGGGCCAGCAGCTAGTGGCAACTTCACCCAACACtggtggctagctagctataccCAAGACAATGGCGGTGTCACTGGTGGTTAccttaatgcattttttaaaatcgtCAGGACAATAGTGTTAACCATGTAGAGCAGGTCATATACAGCCAGGGGCAGATTAGCAGGTCTATCAGGGCCAGCATAAAATATATTGgttataaaattgtggtgtgtatagtaagttagctaacgttaacatgAGGAATGGTTGGATTAGAAGTTATCTAGCTAGCTGTTAAAGTCAGGTTTATTTGTCATTACAAACTATATGCTGTACAGTACATGGTGTAACGAAACTTCGTTTCGCAAAGCTTTGGTGTAACATAGACTTTCAGTCTGCCCTGTATTTCAAAAGTTTTAATCTAGATCAGAATTATCCGGATTTTGAAATCGCTTTTTTGTTATCCTAGATCAAAtcgatgttgttgttgttgttgttaattaaTGGAAATATATTGGATAATGTGTAATTCAGTTTTCATATTGGTCCTATCAATCTGTAGTAGTACATAACACATGGGCCAAAATCAGACTCTTTTCAGAATTCAGTTTGCATAATTAGTCTAGTTAAGAATAGTTAAAATAATGGTTCACTACAGTGTGTCTCTTTGACTGTCCAACTGGTCCATCTGGATTCTGTCATTCGTCTGAGGAAGAACCATGATATTCTTCTTCTTGCACCTCCCCATTAGGCAATTATTTTAGGACaggtaacatttacatttacatttttgtcatttggcagacacttttaatccaaagcgacttacaagtgcataggttctaccacaagtcaaagactcacatccagaactaggaaaatacacatggaatgctgttctaaacatatagtcgtcatcataagtattttttttttttggggggggggggttagacaaggatagggatatcagaaaggaggggcgggggaaatcagaagggagaatatattttcaaacaacATCCCAAAGCATTTACAATTGTTGTGGGctcttgaaaatattttattgtccatttagaatggatattgttttggaagTGTTTGTGTTAATTAATGTGCAATTGCTGGATAAAGCAATTTATTAAAGATGTGCCATGTGTACCACATGTCCCTACAGCAACCTTTCACTGTGATCAAGATTATCCTGATTTCTATCAGTATCAAAACTATCCTATTCTCCACCTTAAATACCCAAAATCAACATTTGATCTAGATTCCATGTAGGATTGGATTGCTCCTTATCCCAAATTTTAGGATCAGGATCACAGCTGCTATTTCTGAAATACACAAGTGTCGTTATACATTTAACAAAATAGTACAAACcactaaatacataaacatttaGCTTAAATATATACTCTTGGGGTAGCACATTTAGTGATTATTTCCGGTTATTTCAAAGATCATAAATGTAGGAAAAACTTTTGTTAAATGTGAGGAAAAAACTGATATATTGCTTAAATGTGGGAAAAGATGCACAGAATGATGTTGCATTTGGCaccctataacacacacacagactaggTCATAGGTTAGAGTTCAGACAAAGACCtgctcaaaatataaaataaggcTACAGTAAACATTTAATCTCCTATGAATGATGCAGTAACCTATTTTGGTAAGGGATACTGTGTTTGGCCAATCGGTGTTATTTTATTGTACAACTAAAATTGTGTGATATATTCCTTTCTTTCACATGAAAAGCAAAGTGTGCATACAAATGTAGCAATGGGCATGTGTCTGTTTAAGTATGTTCATAATGTAACTGCACCTgtaagcatttgtgtgtgtatttgttgcAGTATGAAAGAGTCAGTGTATCCGTTCCAGAGTGTATTAACAAAGCAAAAAATTTTGTTTTGGCAGTGGGGAGGATGTTTTCGCTGATTGAGCAGAATTATGTGGATGtgatgttatctctgctcaGGATCCTCGACCTCTAGTAGCACAGATATTTGAAAaggatgaataattaataacaaaataaaagaacaaatctttattttttacttgaagGGAAATCCATGGCATTAGATGTGTTAAGTTGCAAAGCcataattaaaacaaatgtatacatttcataTAATTTACTTTTTTGGGGCCTCCCGTCCCATCAAGGCCTTCTTGGTGTTTTTCTCTGGATGCAGCAGAATGATGAAGCATTTTGGTGCAAATATTGCTCCCAGGAGCCCAAAACTGGAGGCCAAGATGGCAAATATCTCCACAGCATCTGAGTACTTTCCTGGAGAGCTGGCATAGGCTGGGATGAAGGCGATCCAGACAGCACAGAAGATGAGCATGCTGAAGGTGATGAACTTGGCCTCATTGAAGTTGTCAGGCAGATTCCTTGCCAAGAAGGCCAGCAGGAAGCTGACAGCTGCCAGCAGACCGATGTAGCCAAGCAGGGCACTGAACCCGGCAATCGACCCTACTGCACACTCGTAGATGATCTTGGAGTTCTGGGAGTGGGTGTTTTTGTAGGGAATCGGTGAGGCAGTGGTCAGCCATACCACACAGATCACTGCCTGGATGACAGTAAAGGCCAGCACAGTGCCCCTCTGCTGCTGCACGCTAAACCACTTCATTGCATTCCCGCCCGGCTGTGCAGCCTTGAAGGCCATCACCACCACGATGGTCTTCACCAGGATGCAGGAGATGCTGAGGGCGAAACTGATCCCGAACGCAGCATGCCTAAGCTGGCAGGTCCACCGTTGAGGCTGACCAATGAACAGCAAGGAGCACAGGAAgcacagtgtgagtgacagcagcagcaggaagctcagctcGGAGTTGTTGGCCTTCACCACCGGTGTGTTCCTGTGCCGGGCAAACACAGATAGGGTAACTGCACAGATGCATGCCCCCAACACTGAGATGGTTGTCAGGGAGATCCCCAGGGGTTCCTGGAAGGAGAGAAACTCGATTTCCTTGGGTACACAGTGGTCACGAAGTTGGCTTGACCAAAAGTCCACTGGACACCTGTAGCACTCGCGGGAATCTGTGACAGAGGAGTGGAAACTAATAACACATCTGCAGCCGGGGGGGGGAAGGTTTCTAGCATTTACGAGAGGCCTCAGATGAGAGTgacttccaaaagaaaaagatccAGCAGATACACCCTGTTCAGTTTGTAACTGAAAATTTTCTCTGCTGTGTGGGTGCACTGACCTGTCTggttgctgatctccccatctgCGCAGGGTAGGCAGTCAAAGCAGCAGACTGGCTCGCCCTTCCTTATCGCCCTCCTGGTGCCTGGGGGACAGGGCTCACTGCAGATGGAGCGTGGGGGCTGGTAGAAGTTCTCATCATAAGAATATCATCATTCTTTACATTTATGATACAGTTCTGTTGATCTGCACATGCATTATTGAGACCAAGTGCTGTATATGACACTGGAAGTATGTATATATCTGCTGCCTACACAGAACTATTGAAGTTTACATATTAAATACCAGTAAGTCACTGACTATACTAAGTCCAACTGAATGAAATCAGTTGGACAGATTCTCTcagtaaagagggagaggagctcACTTGATGTGATTCAAAGTTCCAGAAGATATTTTCTTCCTCCAGCAGGAGCTTTTGTCCAGGTGGAGCAGATTCATCAAACACCCCGACCGTTATTGCTCTGATGGTCCCATCTGCTGCCCTCTGCCAGTTCATCACATCGTAGATGGCCAGGGCATCACCATTTTTGTCAAAGGACACTTGGTCACCGAAGCTGGTGGTAAAATTAACCCTTTGCAGGTAAGGCACCAGCTACACAGAGGGCAAACAGAGGAGGACTAAGAGAAATAGAATCAACATTATGCATATGTTAAAAAGACGGGAGCACAATGCTGCCACATGCTTATGGAGGGAAAACAACCATCATCCGATGCAAGGTGCTGTACATCATATTAGAAATGACCACTTCACCTGCCAGGGTTGCAGAGTGTGTAGTTCTGCACAGGAATGTCCTGGGAATGGCCCTGTCCCAGGCTTGCACCCCAGCAGATCATGCAGGGCATGTGCCAGGGCGTACACTGCTTTGTAAACGTTGTAAGAGTGCCTGAGCGCTGACACGTCACTGTATGCCGACTCTGTGCCCTCCAGACTCTCCTGTCCTGTACACACCTTGTCCAGGGAGTCGGCCTTGAACTTACAGCTGAACATCTCCTCCCAGAACATGCTCACCATGTTGTTGCCAGGATCAAAGTCAGGGCGGAGACTAATCAGGAATTTGTGAAGCCCCGGGATATCTCCCCTATGGATGGCAATACCCAGGGCCCCGCCCAAAAAGGGCAGCAGCTGGCGCGTATGGAAGACGGCTGCCGTGACCCAGGCCTCGCTAGCAATCCACTGCCGCTCAGTCAGGTTCTGCAGGGCTATCTCCTCGGTGAGGGGCAATAGGTATGCCGGCGGAGAGATTGCCACCACCACCCTTGCTGTGGAGCGGCGGATGATACCTACGATCTGTCGGATCTTCGCCCGGTCGTTGTCATGGGGCAGCATCTCAGAGAAGGCCACACAGCCAAAGCGGCTGACCTCCTGGTGAAAGGATTGGGCTGCATGCACCCCATAATCATCATCGCTGAACAGGAGGCCCACCCACTTCCAGCCGTAGCGCTCCAGGATCTGCACCATGGCTCTGACCTGGAAGGCATCACTGGGGATGGTTCTGAAGAAGGAGGGATACTGCTGCCTGTCACTCAGGCAGGAACATGTGGCAAAGTAACTCACCTGAGGGAAGATTAAAGATATTGAGGCACTAAGAGTATAGAAAAGCACCTCCTCAAACACATAGAAAGCAGTAGAGCATCTATCCTTTACACAGTGACCAGAGACATGAAGGTAAGGTCACGGGCaggccatttacattttattggaTGGCAAAATGACAATCTGAATGGAACTGTAATTTCTTTATAAGGGAGAATCCCATTAATTTCACCCTGATATGGTTTCATAAATACACATATTCATGAGACGGATATTACAGAGTTCAGACAGCCATATACAAATTTAACGATAAAGTGCCATCATGATTATATTCAATACCCCTGTGTGATACAGAGAGCTAAAAAGGGCAGCTGGACTGTGGACCAGGATTGGTCCTCCATCATACAGTACCATGGGAACACGGAATAGGCCCAACACACTGGAGATGGCGATAGAGTGGGTTGAGCCTGGATCACCCACGATGCCCAGAACCGGGGGTGACCCTGTGCATCTCATGTCAGAGAAGGACTCCTCTGTACCACTGAGCAGGGCTGTGGCTGCACGGAATGCGACGGCAAGCTTCAAACAGTTGTCATAGAGTTGGAATCCCAGGGTGATATTGGGCAGCAGGTTGGGATTTCTGTTGATTTCCTCAATTGCAAAGACCATGGTTTGCGCTGCCTGGAACCCTCGATAATGAAGCCTGGAATAGGAGAGGTGGAAATTGGAcaatgaagattttttttgtcatgtctGTTAATTATCGAAATTAAGTCACAATTATGTCAAATCTAATCATTTTTTTCATGGAGTAAACTGTCAATTATATAGTATTCAAGcagatattttacaaacaagcagaaatatatatatatatatatatatatatatatatatatatcagtggaggctggtgacttccagaattgaggaggccatttttttccgcttgctcacttcactcgcgatggaatgttccctgttctcttatctgtctttgtgctggccaaaggcatactatttggagtgtaagctacagtcagaaagatctggctgatgaaattcattgtgcagagcttagccttgtgccttcctgaagaaatgacattgctgtaagtctatgagcctgcctgataattaagctgagaaatgacatttggatgtaatataaatgccaagtgaacatgtgtaaaaggcaggaattttaattatgtagttaaaaacaattttgtttagcttacatttttcattcttctacagcttcaacatgtaatcaccaatttaatcaagtttagcatataaaaaagataagataacactttctttatcatatgtagttttattcaatatatttaatataaaatatgtaaaaatatggttccagttggctttatctaacgttaacgttatccactagagggcagcactctattcgtatttagagtgaatttcctcacagagcaacaattcagtaatttgatagggaagattattaaattgacttgtaataaaacgaaatggactacattaaaaataaaactgttcaataaatcccgaatggtgtctaacatgacctattgaatgtcattctcactccctagtatctggaatctgcatatctccagcccaagatctcaaattgcgctagaatctcacCGACTTctgaggtagttttaagcaaaagtgtttggccaaatgagctataaactccagggatgatagccaggggtgttctctaaatttcctgaaaagcacaagttgataggacactcgtagccactatggcgagtgtttgtttgactgaagtgactagcgaattctcaaaatggcttctgtgttgaataggaaaggaaaggatagttgattccaaatgaaccagtagcatgtgattggacgaacaaaatgtcaatctttcagccctggacacaatgcatggtgaggccaggcctccgttgcccacccattttcagtgatctggccaatcacatattggcatgaaaaaaaatgcattacattgacttctatgaaaagctaatttcctaggggaggcctggcctcccttaatacaaactgatagggaaatctggcctgttgctttacaattgcaatattgggttttagccatgggaaaatttagatttatgaacaaaactaaaataatatgaatataaaaaataaaaaatatgttttttgttaaaataaataaataaaataaatatatttattgttttttttaaatctctctcttctctcaaattattggggaggccaggcctcctccacctctatggaggagcctccactgatatatatatatatatatatatatatatatatatatattagtgtAAAGTATGTGGTCACATGGAACTGCGTTATATTTTGTAGATTTGTTTGGTGGTTGGGTGTACTGATGAGACACATCTGAAAATATTGACTCTTTTTAAACTCATTTCCCACAATTCAATGAAATTtatttaagcgttatggaaGGAGAACTCCGCTTCGTgtcgtgcctaaccaccccgctagctgtgccaatatccatgatataccacaggttaGAGTTCCATGATGCTTTTctacaacggttaccacattcCTCTTTCAAAATTTCGCAAaggaaagacaagacaaactttaaattattgtcttttaatggaactatgttttatggtaattgTATTCTTCctctgaacagtagtttattggttgctaagcaacggtattgtgaacgttagctagcaagaaTGTGTCCCCACTAAGCAATTGCATTAATGTTAGCTTgcttgctagtttacgttacaccacacgacactgacacacacaaatcatttgtttttattgtagtTTCTGGGACACTCCCAGATCACGtaaagttattgaaataacttgTAGTGTCGTTAGGAGTCATCATTTGATTTGCCGGGGTTTGGTgctcttgctggtatttcgatccgaggatgttgccttagtttttttgttcctactcctttccaaatcaaaggaaactttaaactcactcatttttattttattttggtaggCCCCTAGCGGCGAGATGATGATAACGTTACGTTCATTAtgattacaaagtagataacggtgatctacCAACCCAgagtaattttaaaagatgtgtgaacattccatttagccatgcgtatatcgtggatattggcacagctagaacgcaaactgaccaatagagacaatggatcAGACCTATCcattgtataaatattcatatacactcaccaagcactttattaggaacatttttacttcattacacctacttatctattcagccaattgtgtgg encodes:
- the LOC133108225 gene encoding extracellular calcium-sensing receptor-like, coding for MRPVLSLCLNLALAWASAAPQTSCRLRERFSLNGMYRKGDVILGGLFEVHFLTVFPELSFTAEPDQPRCERLHYRGFQAAQTMVFAIEEINRNPNLLPNITLGFQLYDNCLKLAVAFRAATALLSGTEESFSDMRCTGSPPVLGIVGDPGSTHSIAISSVLGLFRVPMVSYFATCSCLSDRQQYPSFFRTIPSDAFQVRAMVQILERYGWKWVGLLFSDDDYGVHAAQSFHQEVSRFGCVAFSEMLPHDNDRAKIRQIVGIIRRSTARVVVAISPPAYLLPLTEEIALQNLTERQWIASEAWVTAAVFHTRQLLPFLGGALGIAIHRGDIPGLHKFLISLRPDFDPGNNMVSMFWEEMFSCKFKADSLDKVCTGQESLEGTESAYSDVSALRHSYNVYKAVYALAHALHDLLGCKPGTGPFPGHSCAELHTLQPWQLVPYLQRVNFTTSFGDQVSFDKNGDALAIYDVMNWQRAADGTIRAITVGVFDESAPPGQKLLLEEENIFWNFESHQPPRSICSEPCPPGTRRAIRKGEPVCCFDCLPCADGEISNQTDSRECYRCPVDFWSSQLRDHCVPKEIEFLSFQEPLGISLTTISVLGACICAVTLSVFARHRNTPVVKANNSELSFLLLLSLTLCFLCSLLFIGQPQRWTCQLRHAAFGISFALSISCILVKTIVVVMAFKAAQPGGNAMKWFSVQQQRGTVLAFTVIQAVICVVWLTTASPIPYKNTHSQNSKIIYECAVGSIAGFSALLGYIGLLAAVSFLLAFLARNLPDNFNEAKFITFSMLIFCAVWIAFIPAYASSPGKYSDAVEIFAILASSFGLLGAIFAPKCFIILLHPEKNTKKALMGREAPKK